A genomic segment from Toxotes jaculatrix isolate fToxJac2 chromosome 6, fToxJac2.pri, whole genome shotgun sequence encodes:
- the exoc1 gene encoding exocyst complex component 1 isoform X5, producing the protein MMEMCEYAISNAEAFAEQLSKELQVLDGANIQSIMASEKQVNILMQLLDEALAEVDTIEGKLSSYEEMLQSVKEQMDQISQSNRLIQISNTNNGKLLNEIQFLVNYMDLSKGHIRALQDGDLTSPKGIEACINASEALLQCMNVALRPGHDKLMAVKQQQLLFADLRDTFARRLTNHLNNVFVHQFNHFSHFKMTIPQFYRSSCLSLPGHDQSSTLSQHTAELTLPKHNPLHRDLLRYAKLMEWLKNTHREKYEGLSRTYVDYMSRLYEREIKDFFEVAKIKMAGTTKEAKGKFATLPRKESALKQETESLHGSSGKLTGSTSSLNKLTVQGSNSRRSQSSSLLDMGNMSASDLDVADRTKFDKIFEQVLSELEPLCLAEQDFISKFFKLQQHPTVTPPLAQPETEESDGGMPSRVPPQAEHRHSLSSEKDMVRLMMNKIFQSIETELNSLIALGDKIDSFNSLYMLVKMSHHVWTAENVDPASYLSTTLGNVLVTVKRNFDKCISGQIRQMEEVKISKKSKVGILLFVTGFEEFAELAETIFRNAERRGDLDKAYVKLIRAVFMNVEKVANESQKTPRDVVMMENFHHIFSTLSRLKISCLDAEKREAKHKYTDHLQSYVINSLGQPLEKLNHFFEGVEARVAQGIREEEVSYQLAFNKQELRKVIKEYPGKEVKKGLDNLYKKVDKHLCEEESLLQVVWHSMQDEFIRQYKHFEDLIGRCYPGSGITMEFTIQDMLEYFSSIAQSH; encoded by the exons ATGATGGAGATGTGCGAGTACGCCATCTCCAATGCTGAGGCGTTTGCAGAGCAGCTCTCCAAGGAGCTGCAGGTTTTAGATGGG GCCAACATCCAGTCCATCATGGCATCAGAGAAGCAGGTCAATATCCTgatgcagctgctggatgaggcGCTGGCAGAGGTGGACACCATCGAGGGAAAGCTGAGCAGCTATGAGGAGATGCTCCAGAGTGTCAAGGAGCAGATGGACCAGATCTCCCAGAGCAACCGCCTCATCCAGATCAGCAACACCAACAATGGCAAACTGCTGAATGAGATCCAGTTCTTAGTG AACTACATGGACCTGTCAAAGGGACACATCAGGGCTTTGCAGGATGGAGACCTGACCTCCCCTAAAGGCATTGAGGCCTGCATCAACGCCTCTGAAGCTCTTCTGCAGTGCATGAACGTGGCGCTCCGACCAG GCCACGACAAGCTGATggctgtgaagcagcagcagctcctgttcGCTGACCTGAGAGACACCTTTGCTCGCCGCCTCACCAACCATCTCAACAATGTGTTTGTTCACCAG ttCAACCACTTCAGTCACTTCAAAATGACCATCCCTCAGTTCTATAGGTCCTCCTGTCTATCACTTCCA GGCCACGACCAGAGCTCCACCCTGTCCcagcacacagcagagctgACCCTGCCCAAACACAACCCCCTCCACCGGGACCTGCTGCGCTACGCCAAGCTCATGGAGTGGCTGAAGAACACCCACAGGGAGAAGTACGAGGGCCTGTCAAGG aCCTATGTTGATTATATGAGCCGACTGTATGAACGAGAAATCAAAGACTTCTTTGAGGTTGCCAAGATAAAGATGGCGGGTACAACCAAAGAAGCGAAGGGCAAGTTTG CCACGCTTCCGCGGAAAGAAAGTGCactcaaacaggaaacagaaa GCCTTCATGGCAGCTCTGGGAAGTTGACAGGCTCCACGTCAAGCCTGAACAAGCTGACAGTGCAGGGCTCCAACAGCCGGCGTTCCCAGTCTTCCTCACTGCTGGACATGGGCAACATGTCCGCCTCTGACCTGGACGTGGCGGACAGGACCAAGTTTGACAAG ATATTTGAGCAGGTCCTCAGTGAGCTGGAGCCTCTGTGTCTTGCAGAGCAAGACTTCATCAGCAAGTTCTttaagctgcagcagcacccgACAGTTACACCCCCGCTTGCTCAG CCTGAAACAGAGGAATCAGACGGAGGCATGCCATCAAGGGTGCCTCCCCAGGCAGAACACAGACACTCCTTGTCATCAGA GAAAGACATGGTGCGGCTGATGATGAATAAAATCTTCCAGAGCATCGAGACGGAGCTCAACAGTCTCATCGCTCTGGGTGACAAGATTGACAGCTTCAACTCTCTCTACATGCTGGTGAAGATGAGTCACCACGTGTGGACAGCTGAGAACGTTGACCCAGCCTCGTACCTCAGCACTACTTTAGGAAACGTGCTGGTCACTGTCAAGAGGAACTTTGACAAATGCATT TCTGGTCAGAtcagacagatggaggaagtgaagatttcaaagaaaagcaaagttGGCATCCTGCTTTTTGTTACCGGGTTTGAGGAGTTTGCTGAGCTGGCAGAAACAATCTTCCGTAACGCAGAACGCAGAGGGGATCTGGATAAAGCTTATGTCAAACTTATCAGGGCTGTCTTCATGAATG TGGAGAAGGTAGCCAACGAAAGCCAGAAGACGCCTCGGGACGTTGTCATGATGGAGAATTTCCACCACATCTTTTCTACACTGTCACGTCTAAAGATCTCCTGCCTGGACGCAGAGAAACGAGAGGCcaagcacaaatacacagaccACTTGCAGTCCTATGTAATCAACTCCCTGGGCCAGCCTCTAGAAAAGCTCAAT CATTTCTTTGAAGGAGTTGAGGCGCGCGTAGCCCAGGGTATTCGTGAAGAGGAGGTGAGCTACCAGCTGGCCTTCAACAAACAAGAGCTACGCAAAGTTATCAAAGAGTACCCGGGCAAAGAGGTGAAAAAGGGACTCGACAACCTTTACAAGAAGGTGGATAAACATCTGTGTGAAGAGGAAAGTCTGCTGCAG GTGGTGTGGCACTCCATGCAAGACGAGTTCATCCGTCAGTACAAGCACTTTGAAGATTTGATAGGCAGATGCTACCCTGGATCTGGAATCACCATGGAGTTTACCATCCAGGACATGTTGGAGTACTTCTCCAGCATCGCTCAGTCTCATTAG